Within Legionella birminghamensis, the genomic segment CTGGCAAGTTGGTTTTGGAGGATATGCATCCTCTTTGTCAGCGAGGGTTCATCCAGCTTTAAATAATTAATGCGCTCGAGCATAAGACTGAGGCGTTGCAGGTAGATTTCTAGCATAATTTTTTAAATACAAAATGATAATGAATAATACATCATTAAGGGTTAAAGGTCACTTGGAAAGAATTATGCGGCAATTCAATGGAGGAGAGACTCATGGATTTCGCATTTTTATTTATTTTTGCCAGATGTTTTTCTTTCGCTGCTTTTAATGAAATGCCGCATACCATTTCAGCAATTTCCTCAGGTAGATAAAGTGTAGAATTTGTTAACCGTAATGTTTTATGATCAGTGTGGGCTAAACGATTAATTTCAACCAGATCGTCAATTAAAGTCAGAGCATCATTCTCATTGATTTCCGAAAAATTTTTGACGATCTCTTCAAAGTCAGTCTCGGTCTTCAAGCCCATTTTAGTCGCACAGTTCAGCAAGGTTTCTGCATGCATATAATACTTTGCAATTTTATTGATATAAAAACTTACCATTACCCTGAGCAAGGCGATGTCATAACGTTTGCTGCTCAAAGCACTGGCCTTTTCAGCCAGTTTAACAATGGAAAAATCATAAACCAATTGCTTCAAATCGTCATATGCATATAAGCCTTGGAATTTTCTGAATGGCTGCTCGTCCATAAAAGCTATATCGCTAATCTTTATTAATGCATTACATAAATTCGATAGTTCTTTTGATGTTAAGCAAGGATCAGTAATTGTTTGGTGAATTATTTCTTCTAGATCAGCCCTGGTTGGCTTGTCTGCTATTTTTATTACAGATTCTAGTAACTTTGGTGATTCATTGATGTAATAAACAAAGGGTTCCATGCAATCATATAGCTGGCTTTGCAGCAATTCGATATCAATATCGCCCTCTATTGCGTTACTATTTTCATTGCTGAAAAAAGCGGGATCTTTGTTTTTTCTACTTCGGATGCAGCTCATGTAATTACTCAGGAATTGGGCTATCGCTGTGTTTTTATGGTCAAGGGCATGATCCAAAGCGGTGTCTCCACAAACATCTTTATGCCCTATATTTATTTCGCTGACCAGTACTCTAACCACATCGATATTGCCAACCCTTGCAGCAAGATGCAGATAAGTTTCATTCTCTATCGATTCCAGTTGATAATTCTGCTGGTCAATATTTAAGTGTAATAACAATTTAACTGCGATCACATTATCAGTGCGTATTGCCCAGAAAAAAGGGTCGTATTTTTCTTTATAGAAGGCTGCATCATTGAGGTGGCTAACATTGATAGCTCGGCTTTCAGCGCAACTAAGCAGGAAAAAAGTCATATCATGGTCATGATTGGCAATTGCTACCGAGAGCCCCTTACGAAGGTCAATAATATTAAATAAACCCAATTCAAAAGCGGTTTTAATGACTCGTTTGGCACCTAAAGCGGCTGCAGTCATAATAAATGAGTCACCAGAGTAGCTTTTGCTGAAGGGATAATTTTTTCCAAAAATTGAGCGAAAAGATTTATTAGCCAATGCTTCGGCATCATCCTTGCTTGCTATCCAGGCAAGATAAATAGTGATTTTTTCCTTTATTAAACTGGGTCGGGTTACCTGCTCTGAAAAGTCCGAAAATGAGTATTCAAACAAATTTCTCAACTCATGGGCTTCTCTCTGAAGGGGAATCAGGTTTTCCAATATTTTGTTTTTCCAGCTTGGAATGCACAAAAGATACGATCGGCAGGTATCGAAAGTGTCCCGATGAATGCCAAAAAAGCGATCAAAAAAAGCGTTTAAATCATTATTCTGGCTTGCTGACAATAAGCTATCAAATTCTTTGCGGCGAGCTTCATTCGATAAAATTTCATAAGCATTCTGAATCGCATGAAAGGCTTCAGGATTGGCGGATT encodes:
- a CDS encoding DnaJ domain-containing protein — its product is MPNYYQILNVLPSSSDRDIRIAYRKLALKHHPDKNQSANPEAFHAIQNAYEILSNEARRKEFDSLLSASQNNDLNAFFDRFFGIHRDTFDTCRSYLLCIPSWKNKILENLIPLQREAHELRNLFEYSFSDFSEQVTRPSLIKEKITIYLAWIASKDDAEALANKSFRSIFGKNYPFSKSYSGDSFIMTAAALGAKRVIKTAFELGLFNIIDLRKGLSVAIANHDHDMTFFLLSCAESRAINVSHLNDAAFYKEKYDPFFWAIRTDNVIAVKLLLHLNIDQQNYQLESIENETYLHLAARVGNIDVVRVLVSEINIGHKDVCGDTALDHALDHKNTAIAQFLSNYMSCIRSRKNKDPAFFSNENSNAIEGDIDIELLQSQLYDCMEPFVYYINESPKLLESVIKIADKPTRADLEEIIHQTITDPCLTSKELSNLCNALIKISDIAFMDEQPFRKFQGLYAYDDLKQLVYDFSIVKLAEKASALSSKRYDIALLRVMVSFYINKIAKYYMHAETLLNCATKMGLKTETDFEEIVKNFSEINENDALTLIDDLVEINRLAHTDHKTLRLTNSTLYLPEEIAEMVCGISLKAAKEKHLAKINKNAKSMSLSSIELPHNSFQVTFNP